A window from Prochlorococcus marinus CUG1435 encodes these proteins:
- a CDS encoding NAD(P)H-quinone oxidoreductase subunit 4 yields MNLESFPWLSSIVLLPLIGALIMPFLSSKEGEDNLLPRNISLSFLFIDFLLIIGVLFQKFNTTDSSLQLVERASWLPSIGLEWSLGVDGLSAPLVALSGLITFLSAAASWKIKKKSNLYFALLLVQASAQSLVFLSQDFLLFFLAWELELVPVYLLIAIWGGKKKLYAATKFILYTALASLLILVSGLALALSGDTFTLNITDLTNKHVTGSLALLSYLGFLIGFGVKLPIFPLHTWLPDAHGEANAPVSMLLAGILLKMGGYALLRFNVQILPEVHLQIAPALIILGIINIIYGALNAFAQDNVKRRIACSSVSHMGFVLLGIGAVDALGISGAMLQMISHGLIAAAMFFVTGSFYERTNTLSIPNMGGLAKVLPITFAFFLASSLASLALPGMSGFISEITVFLGITSQEGFSSIFRSITILIAAIGLVLTPIYLLSMCRRVFFGPRIPALATVKEMNGRELTIGFSLLLPTLVIGFWPKIAINLYESSTNALSHQLTLAKLVGLIPTLVN; encoded by the coding sequence ATGAATTTAGAATCTTTTCCTTGGCTATCATCTATTGTTTTACTGCCTTTAATTGGGGCATTAATAATGCCTTTCTTGAGTTCGAAGGAAGGAGAAGATAACTTACTTCCTAGAAATATATCATTAAGTTTTTTATTTATAGATTTTTTACTTATAATTGGAGTCCTTTTCCAAAAATTTAATACTACAGATAGCTCTTTGCAGCTGGTAGAAAGAGCTTCTTGGTTACCATCAATAGGCTTAGAGTGGTCTCTTGGCGTAGATGGTTTATCTGCTCCTTTAGTAGCTTTAAGTGGGTTAATTACATTTTTATCTGCCGCAGCAAGCTGGAAAATCAAGAAAAAATCTAATTTATATTTTGCCCTTTTATTAGTCCAAGCATCAGCTCAATCATTAGTTTTCCTTTCTCAAGATTTCCTATTATTTTTCCTGGCCTGGGAACTTGAATTAGTGCCAGTTTATCTCCTTATCGCTATTTGGGGAGGGAAAAAGAAACTATATGCAGCCACAAAATTTATTCTTTACACTGCCTTAGCTTCTTTATTAATACTCGTAAGTGGTTTAGCGCTTGCCCTAAGTGGTGATACTTTTACTTTAAATATTACCGACTTGACCAACAAGCATGTAACGGGCAGTTTAGCATTATTATCTTATCTGGGTTTTTTAATTGGTTTTGGAGTAAAACTTCCGATCTTTCCGTTACATACCTGGTTACCGGATGCTCATGGAGAAGCAAATGCACCAGTATCAATGCTGCTTGCTGGAATACTTTTAAAGATGGGAGGCTACGCTCTATTAAGATTCAATGTTCAAATATTACCTGAAGTACATCTACAAATTGCACCTGCATTAATCATCCTTGGAATCATTAATATAATATACGGAGCGCTAAATGCATTCGCACAAGATAATGTCAAAAGGAGAATTGCATGTAGCTCAGTAAGTCATATGGGCTTCGTTCTCTTAGGGATCGGAGCAGTGGACGCTTTAGGAATAAGCGGAGCAATGCTTCAAATGATCAGCCATGGACTTATTGCTGCAGCAATGTTTTTTGTTACGGGTTCATTTTATGAACGAACAAATACTCTTTCCATTCCAAATATGGGCGGTTTAGCAAAGGTATTGCCAATAACTTTTGCTTTTTTCTTAGCAAGCTCTTTGGCCTCTTTAGCACTACCTGGGATGAGCGGTTTTATAAGTGAAATAACTGTATTTTTAGGAATCACTAGTCAAGAAGGCTTCAGTTCTATCTTTAGATCAATAACGATTCTTATTGCAGCTATAGGTTTAGTTCTAACACCAATATATCTTTTATCAATGTGTAGAAGAGTATTCTTTGGCCCTAGAATTCCTGCACTAGCTACAGTTAAAGAGATGAACGGCAGAGAATTGACGATTGGTTTCAGTTTATTGTTGCCTACTTTGGTGATAGGTTTCTGGCCGAAAATAGCCATAAATCTATACGAATCTTCAACCAACGCTCTCAGTCATCAACTTACTTTAGCTAAATTAGTAGGGTTAATTCCAACTTTAGTTAATTAA
- a CDS encoding homoserine kinase, which translates to MSIPEVGKKIRVTVPSTTANLGPGFDCLGAALDLYNEFIFTRIEGGGDRFDLIMESTDGNHLRGGPENLVFRAAQKVWESANKDPFALEARVKLAVPPARGLGSSATAIVAGLIGANAIMNSPLSKEKLLELAIDIEGHPDNVVPSLLGGLCLTARSSSQRWRIIRCDWHDSIKAVVAIPAIRLSTSEARKVMPKNVPISDAVTNMGALTLLLNGLKAGNTELIKEGMFDKLHEPYRWKLIKGGLEVKDAALNAGALGCAISGAGPSILALCKKENGKNVSQAMVKAWEKSGVASRAPFLNVQTTGSQFSTISGK; encoded by the coding sequence ATGTCTATTCCTGAAGTAGGTAAAAAAATAAGGGTAACAGTGCCTTCCACAACTGCAAATTTAGGGCCTGGATTCGATTGCCTTGGAGCAGCATTAGATTTGTATAATGAGTTTATTTTTACAAGAATTGAAGGTGGTGGAGATAGATTTGATTTAATAATGGAAAGTACAGATGGTAATCATTTAAGAGGAGGACCTGAAAACTTAGTTTTTAGAGCAGCTCAGAAAGTATGGGAGAGCGCAAATAAGGATCCTTTTGCACTTGAAGCAAGAGTTAAGTTGGCCGTGCCACCTGCACGCGGTCTTGGAAGTAGTGCTACAGCAATAGTTGCTGGATTAATCGGAGCAAATGCAATAATGAACTCTCCATTGTCCAAAGAAAAACTCCTTGAACTTGCCATTGATATAGAAGGTCATCCTGATAATGTAGTTCCCTCTCTTCTGGGTGGGCTTTGCTTGACAGCCAGGTCTTCTTCTCAAAGATGGAGAATCATTAGATGTGATTGGCACGATTCAATTAAAGCTGTTGTAGCAATACCTGCAATTCGTCTAAGCACAAGTGAAGCAAGAAAGGTTATGCCCAAGAATGTACCCATATCTGATGCAGTTACAAATATGGGGGCACTTACTTTATTACTAAACGGCTTAAAAGCAGGTAATACGGAACTTATAAAAGAGGGAATGTTTGATAAGTTACATGAACCTTACAGATGGAAACTTATTAAGGGTGGATTAGAAGTTAAAGATGCCGCACTAAATGCAGGCGCTCTAGGATGCGCAATTAGTGGGGCCGGGCCAAGTATCTTAGCTTTGTGTAAAAAAGAAAATGGTAAAAACGTTAGTCAAGCCATGGTGAAAGCATGGGAGAAGTCAGGTGTAGCTAGCAGAGCACCGTTCTTAAACGTTCAAACAACAGGCAGTCAATTTAGCACTATCTCTGGTAAGTAG
- a CDS encoding glucokinase produces MNFLACDLGGTKVLLGIFEKEINNNSPKLIFKKKYISSDWGSFEQILEDFLKKECKNITHPSSACFAVAGPLSKNNAKIINLSWNISGNALQNKFNFKSCELINDFAVQIYGIPFLKKNQYSTIQNGSNSEGANNDLHAIVGAGTGLGVARGIISGKKIKVLASEGGHVEYSPKSKLEWDLKIWLKNYLKVDRISCERIISGTGLSRIAEWRLSKPDAQNHPLQQYLKKNKIFDAARKELPEKICNLSKEGDQLMIEVERIWLGAYASLLGDVALQELCFGGLWISGGTASKHFKNFKSDLFLKQFFDKGRLKDILKTIPVKVILDEEFGLFSAACRAKMLLKT; encoded by the coding sequence ATGAATTTTCTCGCTTGTGATTTAGGAGGTACAAAAGTTCTATTAGGAATTTTCGAAAAAGAAATAAATAATAATTCGCCTAAGTTAATATTCAAAAAAAAATATATATCGTCTGATTGGGGTTCTTTTGAACAAATCCTAGAAGATTTTCTCAAAAAAGAATGCAAGAATATTACACATCCTTCTTCTGCCTGTTTTGCCGTAGCTGGTCCTTTGTCTAAAAACAACGCAAAAATCATTAACTTGTCATGGAATATTTCTGGAAATGCTTTACAGAACAAATTTAATTTTAAAAGCTGCGAGCTAATAAATGATTTCGCTGTACAAATTTATGGAATACCTTTTTTAAAAAAAAATCAATATTCTACTATCCAAAATGGATCAAATTCTGAAGGCGCTAATAATGATTTGCATGCCATTGTTGGAGCGGGGACTGGCTTGGGGGTTGCAAGAGGAATAATATCAGGGAAAAAGATAAAAGTTTTAGCTAGTGAAGGTGGTCATGTTGAGTACTCCCCAAAGTCAAAATTAGAATGGGATTTAAAAATTTGGCTTAAAAATTACCTAAAAGTTGACAGGATATCTTGTGAAAGAATTATTAGCGGTACTGGTTTATCAAGAATTGCCGAATGGAGACTAAGCAAACCTGATGCCCAAAACCATCCTCTACAACAATATTTAAAAAAAAATAAAATTTTTGATGCTGCGAGAAAAGAACTACCTGAAAAAATTTGTAATCTTTCTAAAGAAGGTGATCAGCTAATGATTGAAGTTGAGAGGATTTGGTTAGGTGCTTATGCCTCTTTATTGGGAGATGTTGCTCTTCAAGAATTGTGCTTTGGTGGATTATGGATTTCTGGAGGGACAGCATCAAAACATTTCAAAAACTTTAAATCAGACTTATTTTTAAAACAATTTTTCGACAAGGGAAGATTAAAAGATATTCTTAAAACAATACCTGTAAAAGTAATTTTAGATGAAGAGTTTGGACTTTTTAGTGCAGCCTGCAGAGCAAAAATGCTTTTAAAAACTTAA
- the thrS gene encoding threonine--tRNA ligase yields the protein MPIITLPDGSKKVFEKSVTILEIAQSIGAGLAKATIAGKVNDVLLDATIPINKDSKVVIITSKDKEGIEIIRHSFAHLIGHAVKQIYSDIKMAIGPVIEDGFYYDIFSEYRFTPEDLIKIENRINKLIKTNYDVEILQVSKEEAIKTFKERDETFKLRIIEEIPEEGLINLYKHEEYIDMCRGPHVPNTRHLRHFKLLKLSGSYWRGNSENESLQRIYGTAWAKEKELNDYLTRIEEAEKRDHRKLGKKHSLFHIQEESPGMIFWHPNGWTIYKVLEKYIREILEKNDYSEIKTPQAVDKSLWEKSGHWEKFRDDMFTTASENRTYAIKPMNCPCHIQVFNQGLKSYKDLPIRLAEFGSCHRNEPSGALHGLMRVRNFTQDDAHIFCTEKQIQEEVSTFIDLVFEVYKTFGFDEIIIKLSTRPEKRVGSEDIWDKSEEALTKALDNKNLKWELQPGEGAFYGPKIEFSLKDCLNRVWQCGTIQVDFSMPIRLDATYIDIDNEKRNPVMLHRAILGSFERFIGILIEQYEAKFPIWLAPYQIILLSITDRNIEKCLRFNELINNNGYRSKVDIRNEKIGYKIREATLGRVPLIAVIGDKEEEIDSVALRALNGKNLGIFNLPNLFKLMDELIEKKGRTE from the coding sequence ATGCCAATAATTACCTTGCCTGATGGTTCAAAAAAGGTTTTCGAAAAATCTGTAACAATTCTAGAAATTGCCCAGAGTATAGGCGCCGGATTAGCTAAAGCAACAATTGCTGGGAAAGTAAATGATGTTCTTCTTGATGCAACAATTCCTATAAATAAAGATTCCAAAGTTGTAATCATCACATCAAAAGATAAAGAAGGAATTGAAATAATAAGACATTCCTTCGCTCACCTGATTGGCCATGCAGTTAAACAAATTTACTCTGATATTAAAATGGCGATTGGGCCTGTAATTGAAGATGGTTTTTATTACGATATTTTCTCTGAATACAGATTTACTCCTGAAGATTTAATAAAAATCGAAAATAGAATTAATAAATTAATAAAAACAAACTATGACGTTGAAATTTTACAAGTTTCTAAAGAAGAGGCAATTAAAACTTTTAAAGAAAGAGATGAGACTTTTAAATTGAGAATAATTGAAGAAATTCCTGAAGAAGGTCTCATCAATTTATACAAGCACGAAGAATACATCGACATGTGTAGAGGGCCTCACGTTCCTAACACAAGACATTTGAGACACTTTAAATTACTTAAATTATCAGGTTCATATTGGAGAGGTAATAGCGAGAATGAATCATTACAGAGAATATATGGAACTGCATGGGCAAAAGAAAAAGAACTCAATGACTACTTAACAAGAATTGAAGAAGCGGAAAAAAGAGATCATAGAAAACTTGGTAAAAAACATTCACTATTTCATATACAAGAAGAATCTCCAGGAATGATTTTTTGGCATCCAAATGGATGGACAATATACAAAGTACTGGAAAAGTACATAAGAGAAATACTCGAAAAAAATGATTATTCAGAAATAAAAACCCCACAAGCTGTTGATAAATCTCTTTGGGAAAAATCCGGTCATTGGGAAAAATTTAGAGACGATATGTTCACTACTGCATCAGAAAATCGAACATATGCAATTAAACCAATGAATTGTCCATGCCATATTCAAGTATTTAATCAAGGTTTAAAAAGTTATAAAGATTTACCTATTCGTCTTGCCGAATTTGGTTCTTGTCACAGAAACGAGCCCTCTGGTGCACTACATGGCTTAATGAGAGTAAGAAACTTTACCCAAGATGATGCACACATATTCTGCACAGAAAAGCAAATTCAAGAAGAGGTATCTACTTTTATAGATCTTGTTTTCGAGGTTTATAAAACTTTTGGTTTTGATGAAATCATTATCAAATTATCAACTCGTCCTGAAAAAAGGGTAGGTAGTGAAGATATTTGGGATAAATCAGAAGAGGCTCTTACCAAAGCTCTCGATAATAAGAATCTAAAATGGGAATTACAACCTGGAGAAGGTGCTTTTTATGGTCCAAAAATAGAATTCTCGTTAAAGGATTGTCTTAATAGAGTTTGGCAATGCGGAACTATTCAGGTTGATTTCTCAATGCCTATTAGATTGGATGCAACTTATATAGATATTGATAATGAAAAAAGAAATCCAGTTATGCTGCATAGAGCGATTTTAGGCTCCTTTGAAAGATTTATAGGAATCTTAATTGAACAATATGAGGCAAAATTCCCAATTTGGCTTGCGCCTTATCAAATAATTCTATTAAGCATTACTGATAGAAATATTGAAAAATGTTTAAGGTTTAATGAATTAATAAATAATAATGGTTACCGATCAAAAGTTGATATTAGAAATGAAAAAATAGGATACAAAATACGGGAGGCAACTCTCGGGAGAGTTCCTTTAATTGCAGTTATTGGTGATAAAGAAGAGGAAATTGATTCAGTCGCCTTAAGAGCCTTGAATGGAAAAAATTTAGGAATTTTCAATTTACCAAATCTTTTCAAATTAATGGATGAATTAATTGAAAAAAAAGGGAGAACAGAATAA
- the trpS gene encoding tryptophan--tRNA ligase encodes MANKKRILSGVQPTGDLHIGNWLGAINNWVTLQEQYETFLCVVDLHAITASYNPKELSQNTISTAALYVACGIDPNICSIFVQSQISAHSELCWILNCMTPINWMERMIQFKEKSIQQGNNVSIGLFDYPILMAADILLYDADFVPVGEDQKQHLELARDIAQQRINARFSKDKNILKIPQPIIMKNGSKIMSLIDGSKKMSKSDPNEGSRINLLDAPEIITKKIKRAKSDSSIGIEFNNPERPESKNLLMIYSILSGKEISQCEKEFSETGWGTFKKLITEQLIESLEPIQKKYKLLINDPYQLNKILDEGKEKAEDLANQTLKRVKSKLGFFEMEK; translated from the coding sequence ATGGCAAATAAAAAAAGAATTCTTTCGGGAGTTCAACCAACTGGTGATTTACATATTGGGAATTGGCTTGGGGCCATAAATAATTGGGTTACGCTTCAAGAGCAATATGAAACATTTCTATGTGTAGTTGATTTGCACGCAATCACAGCTTCATATAATCCTAAAGAATTATCTCAGAACACTATCTCTACTGCAGCTTTGTACGTCGCTTGTGGCATAGATCCCAATATATGCTCAATTTTTGTCCAAAGTCAGATTTCTGCACATTCAGAACTTTGTTGGATATTAAATTGCATGACCCCAATAAATTGGATGGAAAGAATGATTCAATTCAAAGAAAAATCCATCCAACAGGGAAATAATGTATCCATTGGGTTATTTGACTATCCGATCCTGATGGCTGCAGATATTCTTCTATATGACGCTGACTTTGTACCAGTAGGTGAGGATCAAAAACAACATCTTGAACTTGCCAGAGATATTGCACAACAGAGAATTAATGCCAGATTTAGTAAGGATAAAAATATTTTAAAAATCCCTCAACCAATAATCATGAAGAATGGATCAAAAATAATGAGTTTAATTGATGGTTCAAAAAAGATGAGCAAAAGTGATCCTAATGAGGGCAGTCGTATTAACTTATTAGATGCTCCTGAAATAATCACAAAAAAAATAAAAAGAGCAAAAAGTGACAGTTCTATTGGAATAGAATTTAACAACCCTGAGAGACCAGAATCTAAAAATCTTTTGATGATTTATTCAATATTATCTGGCAAAGAAATTTCTCAATGTGAGAAGGAATTCTCAGAAACTGGATGGGGGACATTTAAAAAATTAATCACTGAACAACTTATTGAATCATTAGAACCTATTCAAAAAAAATATAAATTATTAATTAATGATCCCTATCAATTAAATAAAATCCTTGATGAAGGGAAGGAAAAAGCTGAGGATTTAGCTAATCAAACTTTAAAAAGAGTTAAATCAAAATTGGGATTCTTTGAAATGGAGAAATAA
- a CDS encoding YcjF family protein, translating to MFDISKGNLLKDFVRFPKKNLFFILLLLGFGEWFVSDLIHFAGGSIGFFALCLGGYFYLKNDKPKFNEPNNLDGWINLCNEDLNFFEELEEKNELEKQNFKRQKILESILNRCEKEKISCIGQKDYQSCHSVLKSHFKADKFDFDLFEKLPKYNSSQVIPEEALKSDAILYFITLPLSANDFLWLEKFPKNMPIWLVALISNEIESKNQIEDLKSQISINFINKIITFDAKKNEITNIPFSLRKFFISSSKNIENTKKRLLKELHVAWQSEIEVIRRMQLKSIQRKNQILVATTVFLSPIPSIDVMAMTVLNSLMIKEIKSIWGCNWSPEILDKVSKEILKTAIAQGVIEWSGQTLIGITKLHGPNWLVSGTFQAVSAAYLTRVVSSSLADFMAITKGVEEPDLDFIKKNSEIIVEKAFEKEKINWQGFISDLRKPLMKLSFSS from the coding sequence GTGTTTGATATCAGTAAAGGCAACCTTTTAAAGGATTTTGTAAGGTTTCCAAAAAAAAATCTTTTTTTTATTTTATTATTATTAGGTTTTGGGGAATGGTTTGTCAGTGACCTAATTCATTTTGCAGGCGGCTCAATAGGATTTTTTGCGTTGTGTTTGGGCGGATATTTTTACTTGAAGAATGATAAGCCTAAATTTAATGAGCCAAATAATTTAGATGGTTGGATAAATCTATGTAATGAAGATTTAAATTTTTTTGAAGAACTTGAAGAAAAAAATGAATTAGAAAAACAGAATTTTAAAAGACAAAAGATACTTGAATCGATTCTTAATAGATGTGAAAAAGAAAAAATAAGTTGTATTGGACAAAAAGATTATCAAAGTTGTCATTCTGTTTTGAAAAGTCATTTTAAAGCAGATAAGTTTGACTTTGATTTATTCGAAAAACTGCCTAAATACAATTCATCTCAAGTTATTCCAGAAGAAGCTTTAAAGAGTGATGCAATTTTGTATTTTATAACCTTGCCTTTGTCGGCAAATGATTTTTTGTGGCTAGAAAAGTTCCCAAAAAATATGCCAATCTGGTTGGTGGCTTTAATTTCAAACGAAATAGAATCCAAAAATCAGATAGAAGACCTAAAGTCCCAAATTTCAATTAATTTTATAAATAAAATCATTACTTTTGATGCGAAAAAGAATGAAATAACAAATATTCCTTTTTCGTTAAGGAAGTTTTTCATAAGTTCATCTAAAAATATTGAAAATACAAAAAAGAGACTCTTGAAAGAACTTCATGTTGCCTGGCAATCTGAAATTGAAGTGATAAGAAGAATGCAGTTAAAAAGTATACAGAGAAAAAATCAAATTCTTGTTGCGACGACTGTTTTCTTATCTCCTATCCCATCGATTGATGTTATGGCAATGACAGTACTAAATTCATTAATGATTAAAGAAATTAAGTCTATATGGGGATGTAATTGGTCTCCTGAAATTTTAGATAAAGTATCTAAAGAGATTTTAAAGACTGCAATTGCTCAGGGAGTTATTGAATGGAGTGGGCAGACTCTAATTGGTATTACAAAATTACATGGACCAAATTGGCTTGTTTCGGGAACATTTCAGGCTGTTAGTGCTGCTTATTTAACAAGAGTAGTATCAAGTTCTTTGGCTGATTTTATGGCAATAACAAAAGGAGTGGAAGAACCTGATTTGGATTTTATAAAGAAAAATTCTGAAATAATTGTTGAAAAAGCTTTTGAAAAAGAAAAAATAAATTGGCAAGGATTTATTTCTGATCTTAGAAAACCACTTATGAAACTATCTTTTAGTTCATAA